One genomic segment of Bacteroidales bacterium includes these proteins:
- a CDS encoding GTP-binding protein → MELMRFTTAGSVDDGKSTLIGRLLYDSKSIFEDQIEAIKIASKNRGKEEADLALLTDGLRAEREQGITIDVAYRYFATPKRKFIIADTPGHIQYTRNMVTGASTANLAVILIDARNGVVEQTLRHTYIASLLQIPHVVVCINKMDLIDYNEKKYHKIKKHFMEFAPKLDIKDIRFIPISALKGDNVVDSSKKMEWYTGATLMHVLENIFISGDSNYVDARFPVQYVIRPQNDKYHDYRGYGGRIDGGIFRVGDKVKILPSGFESEIKSIDSLNESLELAYAPQSVSITIKDDIDISRGDMIVKSNNLPNQSQDITAMISWFHERPLIIGGKYSLRHTTKDIRCMVKEVRFKMNINTLERDHEDKDIQMNDIARIHIRTTQPLFYDSYRRNRNTGSFILIDEVTNETVGAGMIIERI, encoded by the coding sequence ATGGAACTCATGCGGTTTACAACTGCAGGAAGTGTCGATGACGGAAAAAGTACATTAATCGGGAGATTACTTTACGACAGTAAATCAATTTTTGAAGACCAGATTGAAGCAATAAAAATTGCAAGTAAAAACAGAGGCAAAGAAGAAGCAGACTTGGCACTTTTAACAGATGGATTAAGAGCTGAAAGAGAGCAAGGTATTACTATTGATGTTGCATACAGATATTTTGCAACTCCTAAAAGAAAGTTTATTATAGCTGATACTCCGGGGCATATTCAATATACAAGAAATATGGTAACAGGTGCATCAACCGCCAACCTTGCCGTAATCCTTATTGATGCACGTAACGGTGTTGTTGAACAAACATTAAGGCATACATATATTGCTTCATTGCTTCAAATTCCGCATGTTGTAGTTTGTATAAATAAAATGGATCTTATTGATTATAATGAAAAAAAATACCATAAGATCAAAAAACATTTTATGGAATTTGCTCCTAAACTCGATATAAAAGATATACGTTTTATTCCAATCAGTGCTTTAAAAGGAGATAATGTTGTTGACAGTTCTAAAAAAATGGAATGGTACACCGGTGCTACTCTTATGCATGTACTGGAAAATATATTTATATCAGGAGACAGCAATTATGTTGATGCCAGATTCCCCGTTCAATATGTAATTCGTCCTCAAAATGATAAATACCATGATTACAGAGGTTACGGAGGAAGAATTGACGGAGGTATTTTCAGGGTTGGAGATAAGGTTAAAATATTACCATCCGGTTTTGAATCAGAGATCAAATCAATTGATTCTCTCAATGAAAGTCTTGAACTTGCATATGCCCCTCAATCAGTATCTATTACAATAAAAGATGATATTGATATAAGCAGAGGTGATATGATCGTTAAATCAAATAATTTACCTAACCAAAGCCAAGATATAACAGCAATGATCAGTTGGTTTCATGAAAGACCCTTAATAATAGGCGGAAAATATTCATTAAGACATACAACAAAAGATATTAGATGTATGGTCAAAGAAGTACGTTTCAAAATGAATATCAACACCTTGGAAAGAGATCATGAAGATAAGGATATACAAATGAATGATATTGCTCGTATTCATATAAGAACTACACAACCCCTGTTTTATGATTCATACAGAAGAAACAGAAATACCGGAAGCTTCATTTTAATTGATGAAGTAACTAATGAAACTGTCGGTGCCGGAATGATCATTGAACGAATATAA
- a CDS encoding SLC13 family permease, whose product MTFDAIIVMLVLLFLVVSLYKEIVGPAMTFIIAVIVLGITHVLDPSEILDGFANEQIAVIVMLLLIGDIYRRTSVLDIFFDYIFKRSKSVKNFTARMMFIVAPLSAFLNNTPLVALMMPYVHNSAKRFKTPVSKLMIPLSFAAILGGCATLIGTSTNLIVNGLVTDQKIIPNLPELNIFDFTAVGLPMVFIGILYILIFGQKMLPDTKSAMENLPAIERDYIVEGRIKTNSSLIGKTINEAGLRNLEGLFLFEILRENIRITAVPNDTILMEEDILLFTGNTKSVADFVKSKKGIEIPSVGMFSRKKNTEVIEIVISHNSSLNGKTLKEVNFRARFDATAIAVHRDGETVAGKIGNVELKSGDAVLLLAGTYFEARLKDTIDFFLISRVKEIRRIGIGRTAFLVGGTVVVILLSALGLIKFFNGLLVLLTGLVIFKITKPKNLVKSVDYELVLIIALSLALGLAMIKTGVADLFAEGIIAVFKPLGKIGILSGIYLITTILAAFITNKAAVAVIFPVSLTLAQELNLDVMPFILVVAYAAAANFMTPIGYQTNLMVYGPGGYKFKDFFKIGAPLTLIYMVVTITILSLIYF is encoded by the coding sequence ATGACATTTGATGCAATAATTGTTATGCTGGTTTTACTTTTCCTTGTTGTTTCATTGTATAAGGAAATTGTAGGGCCTGCCATGACTTTTATTATTGCTGTTATCGTTCTCGGTATCACTCATGTTCTTGATCCTTCTGAAATACTTGACGGTTTTGCCAATGAACAGATTGCAGTTATTGTAATGCTGTTATTAATAGGTGATATTTACAGAAGAACATCTGTTCTTGATATCTTTTTTGACTATATCTTTAAAAGATCAAAATCTGTTAAAAATTTTACGGCAAGAATGATGTTCATTGTAGCACCTTTATCTGCTTTTTTGAACAATACACCTTTAGTGGCTTTAATGATGCCCTATGTTCACAACAGTGCCAAAAGGTTCAAGACCCCGGTTTCAAAACTAATGATTCCGCTTTCGTTTGCAGCAATTCTCGGAGGATGTGCTACATTAATAGGAACATCTACTAATCTGATTGTTAACGGATTGGTTACAGATCAAAAAATTATTCCAAATTTACCCGAACTTAATATTTTTGATTTTACGGCAGTGGGACTGCCTATGGTTTTTATCGGAATTCTATATATCTTGATTTTCGGTCAAAAAATGTTACCTGACACAAAAAGTGCAATGGAAAACCTGCCTGCTATTGAAAGAGATTATATAGTAGAAGGAAGAATAAAAACTAACAGTTCATTGATAGGCAAAACTATAAATGAAGCAGGCTTAAGAAATCTCGAAGGGCTTTTTCTATTTGAAATATTACGTGAAAATATTCGAATAACTGCCGTACCTAATGATACAATTTTAATGGAAGAAGACATATTGCTTTTTACAGGTAATACAAAATCTGTTGCCGATTTTGTTAAATCTAAAAAAGGAATTGAAATCCCGTCAGTAGGTATGTTTTCACGAAAAAAAAATACTGAAGTTATTGAAATTGTTATATCTCATAATTCAAGTTTAAACGGAAAAACTTTAAAGGAAGTTAATTTCAGAGCAAGATTTGATGCTACGGCAATTGCTGTTCATCGTGACGGCGAAACCGTTGCCGGAAAGATAGGTAATGTAGAACTGAAATCAGGAGATGCAGTATTACTTCTCGCCGGTACTTACTTTGAAGCTCGACTAAAAGATACAATTGATTTCTTTTTAATATCAAGAGTTAAAGAAATCAGAAGAATTGGAATCGGCAGAACAGCATTTCTTGTTGGCGGTACTGTAGTTGTAATTCTTTTATCTGCTCTCGGATTAATAAAATTCTTTAATGGTTTATTAGTATTATTAACAGGACTTGTTATTTTTAAGATCACTAAACCGAAAAATTTAGTAAAAAGTGTTGATTATGAATTAGTATTGATAATAGCTTTGTCTCTCGCTCTCGGTTTGGCTATGATTAAAACAGGTGTTGCCGATTTATTTGCAGAAGGTATTATTGCTGTATTTAAACCTCTTGGGAAAATTGGAATTTTATCAGGTATATATTTAATTACAACAATTCTTGCGGCATTTATTACTAATAAAGCAGCAGTTGCAGTAATATTTCCTGTTTCTCTGACATTAGCCCAAGAATTAAATTTGGATGTTATGCCTTTTATTTTAGTCGTTGCATATGCTGCAGCTGCAAATTTTATGACTCCCATTGGTTATCAAACCAATTTAATGGTATATGGGCCGGGAGGATATAAATTCAAAGACTTTTTTAAGATAGGTGCACCATTAACTCTTATATATATGGTTGTAACTATTACAATTCTTAGTTTAATATATTTTTAA
- a CDS encoding SDR family NAD(P)-dependent oxidoreductase, whose amino-acid sequence MNKTALITGATSGIGKATALILAKNNYDLIITGRRQERLLDLENKIKTEYNVEVLILHFDIREKKETKRQIENLTGKWNEIHVLVNNAGLAAGLDFIQEGDIDDWEKMIDTNVKGLLYISRAIMPGMLSRKSGHIVNIGSVAGKETYLKGNVYCASKHAVDSITKAMRMDMLPYGIKVTSVNPGMTDTEFSFVRLGDKDAADKVYTGLTPLYAQDIAEAIEFVITRPDHVNINDILIMPTAQANSSHTHRTL is encoded by the coding sequence ATGAATAAAACAGCATTAATAACCGGAGCAACTTCAGGTATCGGAAAAGCAACTGCTTTGATATTAGCAAAAAATAATTATGATCTTATTATCACCGGAAGAAGACAAGAACGTCTTCTTGATCTGGAAAATAAAATTAAAACTGAATACAATGTTGAAGTTCTGATATTACATTTTGATATTCGAGAAAAAAAAGAAACTAAAAGACAAATTGAAAACTTGACAGGTAAGTGGAATGAAATTCATGTTCTGGTAAATAATGCCGGTCTTGCAGCAGGATTAGATTTTATTCAAGAAGGAGATATTGATGATTGGGAAAAAATGATTGATACAAATGTAAAAGGATTATTATATATTTCAAGAGCAATTATGCCCGGTATGCTTAGCAGAAAATCAGGGCATATTGTTAATATCGGTTCTGTTGCAGGTAAAGAAACTTATTTAAAAGGAAATGTATATTGTGCCTCAAAACATGCTGTTGATTCAATAACTAAAGCCATGAGAATGGATATGTTACCATATGGAATTAAAGTAACTTCTGTTAATCCCGGAATGACGGATACAGAATTTTCTTTTGTAAGGCTCGGTGATAAAGATGCTGCCGATAAAGTATATACCGGATTAACACCACTTTATGCACAAGATATTGCTGAAGCAATTGAGTTTGTAATAACACGTCCTGATCATGTAAATATAAATGATATACTAATCATGCCGACAGCCCAAGCTAATTCATCACATACACACAGAACATTATAA
- the cysQ gene encoding 3'(2'),5'-bisphosphate nucleotidase CysQ, with product MDINNYIKTAIIASINAGKEILKVYESDDFQISSKEDKSPLTLADQNAHNKIVEFLEKTEIPILSEEGKHLPYDERKNWDYFWLVDPLDGTKEFIKRNGEFTVNIALIKGTIPIAGIIYVPVTKVLYFANSDEGAYKIEDIDSEDLHDFDFEILRSNAVKLPVPDFERPYTVVGSRSHMSEETTQYIEKLKEDHGDIEMLSVGSSLKQCMIAEGKADIYPRFGPTMEWDTGAGHAIINASGGSITQVDGSPLIYNKENLLNPYFIVKRNL from the coding sequence ATGGATATAAACAATTACATTAAAACAGCAATTATAGCATCTATTAATGCAGGTAAAGAAATTTTAAAAGTATATGAAAGCGATGATTTTCAGATAAGTTCAAAAGAAGATAAATCTCCGCTTACTTTGGCAGATCAAAATGCACATAATAAAATTGTCGAATTCCTCGAAAAAACAGAAATACCAATTTTAAGTGAAGAAGGTAAACATTTACCGTATGATGAGAGAAAAAATTGGGATTATTTTTGGTTAGTTGATCCACTTGACGGAACTAAAGAATTTATTAAAAGAAATGGTGAATTTACAGTTAATATTGCACTGATAAAAGGAACAATTCCAATAGCCGGAATAATTTATGTCCCGGTTACAAAAGTTTTATACTTTGCAAATAGTGATGAAGGCGCATATAAAATTGAAGATATTGATTCGGAAGATCTTCATGATTTCGACTTTGAAATATTAAGATCAAATGCCGTAAAACTACCTGTCCCTGATTTTGAAAGACCATATACAGTCGTGGGAAGCCGTTCACACATGTCAGAAGAAACAACTCAATATATTGAAAAGTTAAAAGAGGATCACGGTGATATTGAAATGTTATCGGTAGGAAGTTCTCTTAAACAGTGCATGATCGCTGAAGGTAAAGCAGATATTTATCCTCGTTTTGGCCCAACCATGGAATGGGATACAGGAGCCGGACATGCTATTATTAATGCTTCAGGAGGATCCATAACACAAGTTGACGGTTCTCCTTTAATATATAATAAAGAAAATTTATTAAACCCTTATTTCATAGTAAAAAGGAATCTTTAA
- a CDS encoding DUF6498-containing protein, translating into MKDRSIIFLIAVNLFPLLGVLFFDWDAIMIVMFYCIETFIIGLFNAAKMILSKVDSPQKYLSENKTSNGQFTDIQGNPGCIKIFLVPFFLFHYNIFVISQTVAIYFISTEFFENEISIQNFLTYDFIVTVLLIILSHAYSFYKNYIGKEEYKKISVQQLMSLPYKRIIIQQVTVIAGVFLIILFQGPIGFLILLIGLKLIVDIRAHNKSHKDNNSFLDKMIDLQKGRNIK; encoded by the coding sequence TTGAAAGACAGATCAATAATATTTCTAATTGCTGTAAATCTTTTCCCGCTTTTAGGCGTTTTGTTTTTCGATTGGGATGCAATAATGATTGTAATGTTTTATTGTATTGAAACATTTATAATTGGATTATTTAATGCAGCTAAAATGATTCTCTCTAAAGTTGATAGCCCTCAAAAATATTTATCGGAAAATAAAACATCCAACGGTCAGTTTACGGATATTCAGGGCAATCCGGGGTGCATAAAAATATTTTTGGTTCCGTTTTTTCTTTTTCATTATAATATTTTTGTGATTTCTCAAACGGTAGCAATTTACTTTATATCAACTGAATTTTTTGAAAATGAAATTAGTATACAAAATTTTTTAACTTATGATTTTATTGTTACTGTTTTATTGATCATTTTAAGCCATGCCTATTCTTTTTATAAGAATTATATCGGTAAAGAAGAATATAAAAAAATATCAGTGCAGCAACTTATGTCATTGCCTTATAAACGTATTATAATACAACAAGTTACTGTTATTGCAGGAGTTTTTTTAATAATATTGTTTCAAGGACCGATAGGCTTTTTAATTTTGTTGATCGGATTAAAATTAATTGTTGATATTAGAGCACATAATAAATCTCATAAGGATAATAATTCCTTTTTAGACAAAATGATTGATTTGCAAAAAGGAAGGAATATAAAATAA
- a CDS encoding ATP-binding protein, which yields MKKEHFKQIIIEYQEYLSDIKFIRRHYAVEKNANYVFVGQRRVGKTYFMFQIIEDLIKSGTDKEQILYINFEDERLLELKTKDLQLIIESYKELYDLKPILFFDEIQNVKNWEKFVRRLSDQKYRIYITGSNAELLSKEIATTLGGRFLIKEIHSLSFKEFLDFKSIKLQENFEFKEQKYQIIKLFEEYFYYGGFPETINFKNKKEYLSNLYQKVFYGDIVSRYKVNNNFALKLLIKKIAENTNDATSFNRLKNVIKAVGVNVGTNTLINYFTYLEDAFFIYDIKNYNSKFAEKESIKKFYFADNGILNLFLLEPESKLLETLVFNTLRTKYKSENIYYYRDKIEIDFYLPKKELIQVSYDLQYEKTRNRKINAILKAKDELKASKYTIITYNEEEIIEIKNTKIELIPVWKWVLKF from the coding sequence ATGAAGAAAGAACACTTTAAACAAATTATTATTGAATATCAAGAGTATCTGTCTGATATTAAGTTTATCAGAAGACATTATGCTGTTGAAAAAAATGCAAATTATGTTTTTGTCGGACAAAGAAGAGTAGGCAAAACATATTTCATGTTTCAAATAATTGAAGATTTAATTAAATCCGGGACAGATAAAGAGCAGATTTTATATATTAATTTTGAAGATGAGCGTCTTTTAGAATTAAAAACAAAAGACTTACAACTAATAATTGAAAGCTACAAAGAATTATATGATTTAAAACCGATATTGTTTTTTGATGAAATACAAAATGTCAAGAACTGGGAGAAATTTGTAAGAAGATTATCTGACCAAAAGTACAGAATATATATTACCGGAAGCAATGCAGAATTATTAAGTAAAGAAATAGCAACAACTCTCGGCGGCAGATTTTTAATTAAAGAAATACACAGTTTATCCTTTAAAGAGTTTTTAGATTTTAAAAGTATTAAACTCCAAGAGAACTTTGAATTTAAAGAACAAAAATATCAAATAATAAAGCTGTTTGAAGAGTATTTTTATTACGGCGGATTTCCTGAAACAATAAATTTCAAAAATAAGAAAGAATATTTGAGTAATTTATATCAAAAGGTATTTTACGGTGATATTGTGAGCAGATATAAAGTTAATAATAATTTTGCATTAAAATTATTGATAAAAAAAATTGCTGAAAATACAAATGATGCAACTTCATTTAACAGATTAAAAAATGTTATTAAAGCTGTAGGGGTTAATGTCGGTACTAATACATTAATAAATTATTTCACTTATCTTGAAGATGCTTTTTTTATTTATGATATAAAAAATTATAATTCTAAATTTGCAGAAAAAGAGAGTATAAAAAAATTTTATTTTGCAGATAACGGAATTTTGAACCTGTTTTTATTAGAACCTGAATCAAAATTATTAGAAACTCTTGTTTTTAACACTTTAAGAACTAAATATAAAAGTGAAAACATTTATTATTATCGTGATAAAATTGAAATTGACTTTTATTTGCCGAAAAAGGAACTGATACAAGTTTCTTACGATTTGCAATATGAAAAAACAAGAAACAGAAAAATAAATGCAATATTAAAAGCAAAAGATGAATTAAAAGCATCAAAATATACGATTATAACTTATAATGAAGAAGAAATAATTGAAATAAAAAATACAAAAATCGAACTTATACCTGTTTGGAAATGGGTATTAAAATTTTAA
- a CDS encoding pyridoxal-phosphate dependent enzyme: protein MNNKFHFKCRTCGYKIEGFKEWFGNNQKCPKCKDNKIYTIYNTPKEKINELINTKEKPKSLWHYFDFLPLEHKENIITDGEGVAPIERWDFFEDYAKRKYDLDLEIYINRNDTSFATGTFKDKGGALAASVLKEQGVKEYVVPSTGNTASAFAHYLAKAGISCSIFVPENALLDSEAHIGTYGQKLFRVKGDYAYAKKVATDYANKYGVLITGGNLDPLRLEAKKTQVFEMLRVMGKIPDVYIQAISGGTGPFAVEKAFIDFEGTDLLGKLPRFLLSQGDKCAPMAHAWEKAKANNFPEGYEKDYPIYENPEVLIPTIATGNPGMYPLMAPLVRKSGGEIFPVKEELAVDLARLVAFEHVIKIGPASAAGVLGLFEGLKRGLINNGETVFINMGESANRAYSFMQETAYTTENISSVDDCERFDRSKYKEMVWKPFEKY, encoded by the coding sequence ATGAACAACAAATTCCACTTCAAATGTCGCACTTGCGGATACAAAATTGAAGGTTTTAAAGAATGGTTCGGGAATAATCAAAAATGCCCGAAATGTAAAGATAATAAGATCTATACTATCTATAATACGCCTAAAGAAAAGATCAATGAATTGATCAATACAAAGGAAAAACCAAAAAGCCTTTGGCATTATTTTGATTTTCTTCCTTTGGAACATAAAGAAAATATTATAACCGACGGGGAAGGTGTAGCACCAATTGAACGCTGGGATTTTTTCGAAGATTATGCAAAAAGAAAGTATGATTTAGACCTTGAAATCTATATTAACCGAAATGATACAAGCTTTGCGACCGGTACTTTTAAGGATAAGGGCGGAGCTTTGGCTGCAAGTGTTTTAAAAGAACAGGGAGTAAAAGAATATGTGGTTCCGAGTACCGGAAATACGGCTTCGGCATTTGCTCATTATCTTGCTAAAGCAGGAATCTCTTGCTCAATCTTTGTTCCGGAGAATGCATTGTTGGACAGTGAAGCTCATATAGGAACATACGGACAAAAATTATTCAGAGTAAAAGGCGATTATGCTTACGCCAAAAAAGTAGCGACAGATTATGCCAATAAATACGGTGTACTTATTACGGGAGGTAATCTTGATCCTTTAAGATTGGAAGCAAAGAAAACTCAAGTATTTGAGATGTTACGCGTAATGGGAAAAATTCCCGATGTTTACATTCAAGCAATAAGCGGCGGAACCGGGCCCTTTGCGGTTGAAAAAGCATTTATTGATTTTGAAGGAACTGATTTGTTGGGCAAACTTCCGCGATTTTTATTGTCACAAGGCGATAAATGTGCCCCGATGGCTCATGCATGGGAAAAAGCAAAAGCAAATAACTTTCCGGAAGGCTATGAAAAAGATTATCCGATATATGAAAATCCTGAAGTATTAATACCGACCATTGCAACCGGAAATCCCGGTATGTATCCCTTAATGGCACCATTGGTCAGAAAGAGCGGCGGTGAAATTTTCCCCGTAAAAGAAGAACTCGCGGTTGATCTTGCTCGTTTGGTTGCCTTTGAACATGTGATTAAAATAGGGCCTGCTTCTGCTGCCGGTGTATTAGGTTTGTTTGAAGGTTTGAAAAGAGGTTTAATAAATAACGGAGAAACTGTTTTTATAAACATGGGAGAAAGTGCAAACCGAGCTTACAGTTTTATGCAAGAAACAGCTTATACTACTGAAAATATCTCATCGGTTGATGATTGTGAACGCTTTGACCGATCAAAATATAAAGAAATGGTTTGGAAACCTTTTGAGAAATATTAA
- a CDS encoding YebC/PmpR family DNA-binding transcriptional regulator: MGRAFEYRKAAKMKRWGKMSTLFPKLSKAITIAAKEGGTDPDMNSKLRTAIINAKAGNMPKDNIDRAINRQKSEIIQQKLFSQVNIEEPNQGKLFLNFKVLLKKLFKNQNL; the protein is encoded by the coding sequence ATGGGAAGAGCATTTGAATACAGAAAAGCAGCAAAAATGAAACGTTGGGGTAAAATGTCAACCTTATTCCCCAAATTGTCAAAGGCAATTACTATAGCAGCTAAAGAAGGCGGCACCGATCCGGATATGAATTCCAAACTTCGTACAGCGATAATAAATGCCAAAGCCGGAAATATGCCCAAAGATAACATCGACAGAGCAATAAACCGCCAGAAATCCGAGATTATCCAGCAGAAACTTTTTTCTCAAGTGAATATAGAAGAGCCAAATCAAGGAAAGCTTTTCCTCAATTTCAAAGTATTGTTGAAAAAACTATTCAAGAATCAGAATCTGTAA
- a CDS encoding SMI1/KNR4 family protein, which yields MNDLKKDINSRLIKFEKLGVELQSSGTKLIGKAPHIAPLAWMHTIFKGLTEKEILELEKELNTDIPKDYQEFLKISNGLHIFNTTFCLNGLRKSYDRTDEIENRKPFCLKTANINERPLNSKMEYFFIGSYDWDGSYLYINKKNNKIYRCDRENAEPLNEWDNLTELIISEIDRLSELHNENGTEKNEDEPKIPNKTSR from the coding sequence ATGAATGACCTGAAAAAAGATATCAATAGTAGATTAATAAAATTTGAGAAGTTAGGAGTAGAATTACAATCTAGCGGAACAAAACTTATTGGCAAAGCTCCACACATTGCCCCTTTAGCCTGGATGCATACTATTTTTAAAGGTCTGACTGAAAAAGAAATTTTGGAATTAGAAAAAGAATTAAATACCGATATCCCAAAGGATTATCAGGAATTTTTAAAAATTTCTAATGGATTGCATATTTTCAATACGACTTTTTGTTTAAATGGTTTAAGAAAATCATATGACAGAACAGATGAAATCGAAAATAGAAAACCATTTTGTCTGAAAACTGCCAATATTAATGAAAGACCCTTGAATTCTAAAATGGAATATTTTTTTATTGGGAGTTATGATTGGGATGGGTCATATTTATATATAAATAAAAAAAACAATAAAATTTATAGATGCGACAGAGAAAATGCTGAACCTCTGAATGAATGGGACAATCTCACCGAATTGATAATAAGCGAAATTGACAGACTATCAGAATTGCATAACGAAAATGGAACTGAAAAAAATGAAGATGAACCGAAAATACCAAATAAAACCAGCAGGTAA